Proteins from one Acidiphilium multivorum AIU301 genomic window:
- a CDS encoding tail protein, which produces MPISQAGALNTTALIVPDLYVQIVPPQTLLLNGVPTDVLGVVGSASWGPVGEPMIVGSMGDYAASFGPVMARQYDMGTAVAVAVQQGASNFRCVRVSDGTDAAASVSILGALTLTALHTGSLGNAITVTVSAGSAANSWRLTVALPGRTPEVFDNIAGTGAAFWQAAANAVNAGTGPLRGASELVVASAGTLSTPPVTGVYPFAAGTPGSDGAGGLTAASLVGQDTLPRSGMYALRGQGCGIAVLADLDDPTQWSPTVAFGLEEGCYMILAGPPGDTIANAVSAKRTAGIDSYAAKVMFGDWIWWYDQANGMTRLVSPQGFVAGRLANLSPEQSSLNKPLYGVVGSQKSGRAASGTTSTYSSADLSALMSAGIDVIANPQPGGAFWGVRGGFNASSDSATNGDNYTRMTNYIAATLSAGMGQYVGQLVNETLFRRIRGTLLAFLNTMLGQGMLGTTNGALPFAVVCDASNNPPSRTGLGYVQADVQVQYQAINERFIVNVEGGQTVQVSQQTLPQGTV; this is translated from the coding sequence ATGCCGATATCGCAGGCAGGCGCGCTGAACACGACGGCGCTGATCGTTCCCGACCTCTATGTGCAGATCGTGCCGCCGCAGACGCTGCTGCTCAACGGCGTGCCGACCGATGTGCTCGGCGTGGTCGGCTCGGCATCGTGGGGGCCGGTGGGCGAGCCGATGATCGTCGGCTCGATGGGCGACTATGCCGCATCCTTCGGGCCGGTGATGGCGCGGCAATACGACATGGGCACGGCGGTGGCCGTGGCGGTGCAGCAGGGGGCGTCGAATTTCCGCTGCGTGCGGGTGAGCGACGGCACCGATGCCGCGGCCTCGGTTTCCATTCTCGGCGCGCTGACGCTGACGGCGCTCCATACCGGATCGCTCGGCAACGCGATCACGGTGACGGTTTCGGCCGGGTCGGCGGCGAACAGCTGGCGGCTGACCGTGGCGCTGCCGGGGCGCACGCCGGAGGTGTTCGACAACATCGCCGGCACCGGAGCCGCGTTCTGGCAGGCGGCGGCGAATGCGGTGAATGCCGGGACGGGGCCGCTGCGCGGCGCCTCCGAGCTGGTGGTGGCGAGTGCCGGCACGTTGTCGACCCCGCCGGTGACGGGGGTCTATCCGTTCGCGGCCGGCACGCCGGGCAGCGACGGCGCCGGCGGGCTGACCGCCGCCTCGCTCGTGGGCCAAGACACGCTGCCGCGGAGCGGGATGTATGCGCTGCGCGGGCAGGGCTGCGGGATCGCGGTGCTGGCCGATCTCGACGATCCGACGCAGTGGAGCCCGACCGTCGCCTTCGGCCTCGAGGAAGGCTGCTACATGATCCTGGCCGGGCCGCCGGGCGACACGATCGCCAATGCGGTGTCGGCGAAGCGGACGGCGGGGATCGATTCCTATGCTGCCAAGGTGATGTTCGGCGACTGGATCTGGTGGTACGACCAGGCGAACGGGATGACCCGGCTGGTGTCGCCGCAGGGTTTCGTGGCCGGGCGGCTCGCCAATCTCTCGCCGGAACAGAGCTCGCTGAACAAGCCGCTCTATGGCGTCGTCGGCAGCCAGAAATCGGGGCGCGCCGCATCCGGCACCACCAGCACCTATTCGTCGGCCGATCTGTCGGCGCTGATGTCGGCCGGGATCGACGTGATCGCCAATCCGCAGCCGGGCGGGGCGTTCTGGGGCGTGCGCGGCGGGTTCAACGCTTCGTCCGACAGTGCGACCAACGGGGACAACTACACCCGCATGACCAACTACATCGCCGCCACCCTGTCGGCGGGGATGGGGCAGTATGTCGGCCAGCTGGTGAACGAGACGCTGTTCCGCCGCATCCGCGGCACGCTGCTGGCCTTCCTGAACACGATGCTCGGCCAGGGCATGCTCGGCACCACCAACGGGGCTTTGCCCTTCGCGGTGGTGTGCGATGCCTCGAACAATCCGCCTTCGCGCACCGGGCTTGGCTATGTGCAGGCCGATGTGCAGGTGCAGTACCAGGCGATCAACGAGCGGTTCATCGTCAATGTCGAGGGCGGGCAGACCGTGCAGGTCAGCCAGCAGACCCTGCCCCAGGGCACGGTGTGA